The following are encoded in a window of Haloarcula laminariae genomic DNA:
- a CDS encoding 30S ribosomal protein S19e has protein sequence MTTLYDVPAEDLIEALTETLKDEDDIEAPEWTAVAKTGVDRELPPEQPDFWARRAASLLRKVAVDGPVGVNDLKSEYGTSKQGTTRYRVRPHQKAEGSGSIIRTALQQLEEAGYVETSEADGRRVTGDGRSLLDDTAGEVLEDLDRPELERYA, from the coding sequence ATGACGACACTCTACGACGTGCCTGCAGAGGACCTCATCGAGGCCCTCACCGAGACGCTCAAGGACGAAGACGACATCGAAGCCCCCGAGTGGACCGCCGTCGCCAAGACCGGCGTCGACCGCGAGCTCCCCCCCGAACAGCCCGACTTCTGGGCGCGACGCGCCGCCAGCCTCCTCCGGAAGGTCGCCGTCGACGGCCCGGTCGGCGTCAACGACCTCAAGTCCGAGTACGGCACCTCGAAGCAGGGCACCACCCGCTACCGCGTCCGCCCGCACCAGAAGGCCGAGGGCTCCGGTTCGATTATCCGCACCGCGCTCCAGCAGCTCGAAGAGGCCGGCTACGTCGAGACCAGCGAGGCCGACGGCCGACGCGTCACCGGCGACGGTCGCAGCCTGCTCGACGACACCGCCGGCGAAGTCCTCGAAGACCTCGACCGCCCCGAACTCGAACGCTACGCCTAA
- a CDS encoding DUF7411 family protein has translation MRAALLYSAGKDSTLAALLLEDFYDVTLVTTSFGVVDPEPAREAAAALGFPHETVELDRAVAREAVSRMYDDGYPRNGIQRVHEHAVEQVAAATDADAVADGTRRDDRVPTVDRPLAQSVEDRFGVDYLAPLAGIGRGAIDDMVAERLVVETGPSAEIPKADYEVELRSLLRAEHGAGAVDEVFPEHTQSRVRGRR, from the coding sequence ATGCGCGCGGCCCTGCTGTACAGCGCCGGGAAGGACTCCACACTGGCGGCACTCCTGCTCGAAGACTTCTACGACGTGACGCTGGTCACGACCAGCTTCGGCGTCGTCGACCCCGAGCCCGCCCGCGAGGCCGCCGCCGCGCTCGGCTTTCCCCACGAGACGGTCGAACTGGACCGCGCTGTGGCCCGCGAGGCCGTTTCACGGATGTACGACGACGGCTACCCCCGAAACGGCATCCAGCGGGTCCACGAACACGCCGTCGAGCAGGTGGCGGCGGCGACCGACGCCGACGCGGTCGCCGACGGGACCCGGCGGGACGACCGCGTCCCGACCGTCGACCGCCCGCTGGCCCAGAGCGTGGAGGACCGGTTCGGCGTGGACTACCTCGCCCCGCTGGCCGGTATCGGCCGGGGCGCAATCGACGACATGGTGGCCGAGCGGCTCGTCGTCGAGACGGGCCCGAGCGCCGAGATTCCGAAGGCCGACTACGAGGTCGAACTCCGTTCGCTCCTGCGGGCGGAGCACGGGGCGGGCGCCGTCGACGAGGTGTTCCCCGAGCACACCCAGTCCCGGGTACGCGGCCGGCGGTAG
- the hisS gene encoding histidine--tRNA ligase has translation MYDSVKGFRDFYPEEMGSRRWAMDTIEDAARRYGFREIATPALEPTEMYTDKSGEEIVEELYSFEDKGGRSVALTPELTPTVARMFVAKQQELSKPIKWVSTRPFWRYEQVQQGRFREFYQTNVDIFGSSEPDADAEILAVAVEMLTDLGLDDADFEIRVSHRDILSGLLESFEAGVDTREAIRAVDKRAKVDRDEYLDLLYEAGLSYDDAEAFDDLLDTGEDDLDTLADRSEAVADATGNLRAVLDAAADFGVRDQLTLSLSTARGLDYYTGVVFECFDATGEVSRSIFGGGRYDDLIEGFGGQPTPAVGFAPGHATLQLLCERAGVWPEESLATDYYVLQVGDTRPTAARIARDLRAAGHVVETDIADRSFGAQMGYADGVNAETVVIVGEQDLANDEVTLKEMDGGEQVSVPVAEFPGDRDRPTVGDFL, from the coding sequence ATGTACGACTCCGTCAAGGGATTTCGAGATTTCTACCCCGAGGAGATGGGTTCCCGCCGCTGGGCGATGGACACCATCGAGGACGCGGCCCGGCGCTACGGCTTCCGTGAGATAGCCACGCCGGCGCTGGAACCGACCGAGATGTACACGGACAAGAGCGGCGAGGAGATAGTTGAGGAGCTCTACAGCTTCGAGGACAAGGGCGGGCGCTCGGTGGCGCTGACCCCCGAACTCACGCCGACGGTCGCGCGGATGTTCGTCGCCAAACAGCAGGAGCTCTCGAAGCCCATCAAGTGGGTGTCGACGCGGCCGTTCTGGCGCTACGAGCAGGTCCAGCAGGGCCGGTTCCGGGAGTTCTACCAGACCAACGTCGACATCTTCGGGTCGTCGGAGCCGGACGCCGACGCCGAGATTCTGGCCGTCGCCGTCGAGATGCTCACCGACCTCGGGCTCGACGACGCGGACTTCGAGATTCGGGTCTCCCACCGGGACATCCTCTCGGGCCTGCTGGAGTCGTTCGAGGCCGGCGTCGACACCCGCGAGGCAATCCGCGCCGTCGACAAGCGCGCGAAGGTCGACCGCGACGAGTATCTGGACCTGCTGTACGAGGCCGGCCTCTCGTACGACGACGCCGAGGCGTTCGACGACCTGCTCGACACCGGCGAGGACGACCTCGACACGCTGGCGGACCGCTCGGAAGCCGTCGCGGACGCCACGGGGAACCTCCGGGCGGTCCTCGACGCCGCGGCCGACTTCGGGGTGCGCGACCAGCTCACGCTCTCGCTGTCGACCGCCCGCGGGCTGGACTACTACACCGGCGTCGTCTTCGAGTGTTTCGACGCGACCGGCGAGGTCTCCCGGTCGATATTCGGCGGCGGGCGCTACGACGACCTCATCGAGGGCTTCGGCGGCCAGCCGACCCCGGCGGTCGGCTTCGCCCCGGGCCACGCGACGCTGCAGTTGCTCTGTGAACGCGCCGGCGTCTGGCCCGAGGAGTCGCTCGCGACCGACTACTACGTCCTGCAGGTGGGCGACACGCGGCCGACCGCCGCGCGAATCGCCCGCGACCTGCGGGCGGCGGGCCACGTCGTCGAGACCGACATCGCGGACCGCTCGTTCGGCGCGCAGATGGGCTATGCGGATGGTGTCAACGCCGAGACGGTCGTCATCGTCGGCGAGCAGGACCTGGCAAACGACGAGGTGACGCTCAAGGAGATGGACGGGGGCGAGCAGGTCAGCGTCCCCGTCGCCGAGTTCCCGGGCGACCGCGACCGGCCGACCGTCGGGGACTTCCTATAG
- the thiL gene encoding thiamine-phosphate kinase, translating to MDEQTALGLVGDRLAAAGDDCAVVDGQVITTDMLHERTDFPDGTTRYTAGWRAVGASLSDVAAMGAEATAAVAVYAAPTFDESELSAFLDGATAVCEAVGAEYVGGDLDGHDEFTVATTALGETDDPVRRSGAEPGDALCVTGTLGRTAAAIRLFDRGEVEAANELFRFEPRVAAGLALAPYASAMLDSSDGLARSVHQLAGASGCGAALTEPLPVDERVDAVAEDAGDRRELGLFFGEDFELVCTVPESDLAAARDATPCPLHRVGSVIEAGVTLDGEPLPDRGYSH from the coding sequence ATGGACGAACAGACCGCCCTGGGGCTCGTCGGCGACCGGCTGGCGGCCGCCGGCGACGACTGTGCGGTCGTCGACGGGCAGGTCATCACGACGGATATGCTCCACGAGCGGACGGACTTCCCCGACGGGACGACCCGCTACACCGCCGGCTGGCGGGCCGTCGGCGCGTCGCTGTCGGACGTGGCGGCGATGGGGGCCGAGGCCACGGCCGCGGTCGCGGTGTACGCGGCCCCGACGTTCGACGAGTCGGAGCTGTCGGCCTTCCTCGACGGGGCGACCGCCGTCTGTGAGGCGGTCGGGGCGGAGTACGTCGGCGGCGACCTCGACGGGCACGACGAGTTCACCGTCGCCACGACCGCGCTGGGCGAGACCGACGACCCCGTCAGGCGCTCCGGGGCCGAGCCCGGGGACGCCCTCTGTGTCACCGGCACGCTGGGCCGGACGGCCGCGGCGATTCGGCTGTTCGACCGGGGCGAGGTCGAGGCGGCAAACGAGCTGTTCCGGTTTGAACCCCGCGTGGCCGCGGGCCTGGCGCTTGCCCCCTACGCGTCGGCGATGCTCGACTCCAGCGACGGGTTGGCGCGGTCAGTCCACCAGCTCGCCGGGGCGAGCGGCTGCGGGGCGGCCCTGACCGAACCGCTCCCCGTCGACGAGCGGGTCGACGCGGTGGCCGAGGACGCCGGCGACCGGCGCGAGCTGGGGCTCTTCTTCGGCGAGGACTTCGAACTGGTGTGTACGGTCCCCGAGAGCGACCTGGCGGCGGCCCGGGACGCGACGCCCTGCCCGCTCCACCGGGTCGGGTCCGTCATCGAGGCGGGTGTCACCCTCGACGGGGAGCCCCTGCCCGACCGCGGCTACTCGCACTGA
- the pyrH gene encoding UMP kinase, whose product MKVVVNVGGSVLAPDLEPDRVADYAAAIQSLDSAGHTLGAVVGGGPTAREYIGTARELGANEIELDQLGIAVTRLNGRLLIAALDDRAAAAPAESYESGREAIRRGDIPVLGGIVAAQTTDAVAAAFAEYVGADLLVYATSVNGVYSADPDSDSEATRFDQLTAGELVDVIADIEMNAGSSAPVDLLAAKVIERSGIRTIVLDGTDPQRVVDAVQDGEFEGTEILPEA is encoded by the coding sequence ATGAAAGTCGTCGTCAACGTCGGTGGGAGCGTTCTCGCCCCCGACCTCGAACCGGACCGGGTAGCCGACTACGCGGCCGCCATCCAGTCGCTGGATTCGGCGGGCCACACGCTGGGGGCGGTCGTCGGTGGCGGCCCCACGGCCCGCGAGTACATCGGAACCGCCCGCGAGCTGGGCGCAAACGAGATAGAGCTCGACCAGCTCGGCATCGCCGTCACCAGGCTGAACGGCCGGCTGCTCATCGCCGCGCTCGACGACCGGGCCGCGGCCGCGCCCGCGGAGAGCTACGAGAGCGGTCGCGAGGCCATCCGGCGCGGGGACATCCCCGTCCTCGGCGGTATCGTCGCCGCCCAGACGACCGACGCCGTCGCCGCCGCCTTCGCCGAGTACGTCGGCGCCGACCTGCTGGTGTATGCGACCTCGGTCAACGGGGTCTACAGCGCCGACCCCGACAGCGACTCCGAGGCGACCCGGTTCGACCAGCTGACCGCGGGCGAGCTCGTCGACGTCATCGCCGACATCGAGATGAACGCCGGCTCCAGCGCGCCGGTCGACCTGCTGGCCGCCAAGGTCATAGAGCGCTCGGGCATCCGCACTATCGTCCTGGACGGGACCGACCCCCAGCGGGTCGTCGACGCGGTACAGGACGGCGAGTTCGAAGGCACGGAAATCCTCCCGGAGGCGTAG
- a CDS encoding DUF7123 family protein, with protein MSATTQPSGEEAPSKEQRLKSFLAEKAADGEMYFKSKFIADEVGLSPKEIGALMVKLKDSATEIHVEKWSYTSATTWRIEPA; from the coding sequence ATGAGCGCAACTACGCAGCCCTCCGGTGAGGAAGCGCCCTCGAAAGAACAGCGACTCAAGTCGTTCCTGGCTGAGAAAGCGGCCGACGGTGAGATGTACTTCAAGAGCAAGTTCATCGCGGACGAGGTCGGCCTCTCCCCCAAAGAGATTGGCGCGCTGATGGTCAAGCTCAAGGACAGCGCGACAGAGATTCACGTCGAGAAGTGGTCGTACACGAGCGCGACTACCTGGCGTATCGAACCCGCGTAG
- a CDS encoding DNA-binding protein codes for MSGDPSEEELDELRKKKMEQLKEQQGEGDAEAQQAAQEQAEAQKKAILRQHLTDGARKRLNTVKMSKPEVGEQVEQQIVALARSGRVGDTIDEDQMKQLLSELTPDSKSFDIKRR; via the coding sequence ATGAGTGGTGACCCCAGCGAGGAGGAACTCGACGAGCTCCGCAAGAAGAAGATGGAACAGCTCAAGGAGCAACAGGGCGAGGGCGACGCCGAGGCCCAGCAGGCCGCCCAGGAGCAGGCCGAGGCCCAGAAGAAGGCCATCCTCCGCCAGCACCTGACCGACGGCGCCCGCAAGCGGCTCAACACGGTCAAGATGTCCAAACCCGAGGTGGGCGAACAGGTCGAACAGCAGATCGTCGCCCTGGCCCGCAGCGGCCGCGTCGGCGACACCATCGACGAGGACCAGATGAAACAGCTCCTCTCGGAGCTGACGCCCGACTCGAAGAGCTTCGACATCAAGCGCCGGTAG
- a CDS encoding site-2 protease family protein, translating to MSGHGDDAPSPDELTGVFRVAAVDRTDGTVRYFGEPLVRPDAAVETLRPQFAQSGYSLSLERQPTPPSAGQSGSNPPVRPAGGGAGSPRTQQYALVAEPKDSGGIPWLNVGLLVATVASTLFVGASSWYYIPVADQPLRIFEAWPFVVAMLGVLGIHELGHYAAARYHGVDVTLPYFIPFPSLLGTMGAVINIRGRIPSRRALFDIGVAGPLAGLVATVAVTLVGFTLDPISVPQHVREGGSQYAINFHDPLLMQAIEGFVRTLGVGTAVGPAEAVHPVVFAGWAGMFFTFLNLLPVGQLDGGHIVRAIVGQRQETVAAAVPGGLFALAGFLYLTQDAPPIGFGVWTLWVFWGLLAAGMAYAGPASPTVDEPLDRRRAVLGVATFGLGLACFTPIPFEIVAA from the coding sequence ATGAGTGGCCACGGTGACGACGCGCCGTCCCCCGACGAACTCACAGGTGTGTTCCGCGTGGCAGCCGTCGACCGGACCGACGGCACCGTCCGATACTTCGGTGAGCCGCTGGTCCGACCCGACGCCGCCGTCGAGACGCTCCGGCCGCAGTTCGCCCAGTCGGGCTACTCGTTGTCGCTCGAACGCCAGCCGACACCGCCCTCTGCCGGCCAGTCCGGTTCGAACCCGCCCGTGCGGCCGGCGGGCGGCGGGGCCGGGTCCCCCCGGACACAGCAGTACGCGCTGGTGGCCGAACCCAAAGACAGCGGCGGGATTCCCTGGCTCAACGTCGGGCTGCTGGTCGCGACCGTCGCTTCGACGCTGTTCGTCGGCGCGAGCAGCTGGTACTACATCCCGGTGGCCGACCAGCCGCTCCGTATCTTCGAGGCGTGGCCCTTCGTCGTCGCGATGCTCGGGGTCCTGGGCATCCACGAACTCGGCCACTACGCCGCCGCCCGCTACCACGGGGTCGACGTGACGTTGCCGTACTTCATTCCGTTTCCATCCCTGCTCGGGACGATGGGCGCTGTCATCAACATCCGCGGGCGTATCCCCTCCCGCCGCGCCCTCTTCGATATCGGCGTCGCGGGACCGCTCGCCGGGCTGGTCGCGACCGTCGCAGTCACGCTCGTCGGCTTTACGCTCGACCCGATATCGGTCCCCCAGCACGTTCGGGAGGGCGGCAGCCAGTACGCCATCAACTTCCACGACCCGCTGCTCATGCAGGCCATCGAAGGGTTCGTCAGGACGCTCGGTGTCGGAACCGCCGTCGGGCCCGCGGAGGCGGTCCACCCCGTCGTCTTCGCCGGCTGGGCGGGGATGTTCTTCACCTTCCTGAACCTCCTACCAGTGGGCCAGCTTGACGGGGGACACATCGTCCGTGCCATCGTCGGCCAGCGCCAGGAGACCGTCGCTGCCGCCGTCCCCGGCGGCCTCTTCGCGCTCGCGGGCTTTCTCTATCTCACCCAGGACGCCCCGCCCATCGGCTTCGGCGTCTGGACGCTGTGGGTGTTCTGGGGCCTGCTCGCGGCGGGGATGGCCTACGCCGGGCCGGCCAGCCCGACCGTCGACGAGCCGCTGGACCGGCGACGCGCCGTACTGGGCGTCGCCACGTTCGGTTTGGGCCTGGCCTGTTTCACGCCGATTCCGTTCGAGATTGTCGCGGCCTGA
- a CDS encoding lysylphosphatidylglycerol synthase transmembrane domain-containing protein, producing MDGRRTATLAGFVGALAVLAVLVWVVGVDRTLTALLSADPVALGLVGAVAVVWLTAWGLALWSVLRALGSPVRPYVAVLVYAGAVFANNVTPFGQAGGEPLSALLISSAADTEYETGLAAIASVDTVHFVPSVGFAIAGFTFVTAGAVQLGRNLAFAAVAVAALAVGLPVAGFLGWRYRYELEAAVVRLLTPAIRWFGRTVPKWTPPTADTIAARIESFFAAIERIATDRKTLLQTLGFSGLGWASLACSLWLSLYAVGHAVPVSVALLVVPVGSIASLAPLPGGSGAIEAVLVTLLVSTTAVPGAVAASAVLIHRGATYLFPLLLGAAVASALGADRATASEQG from the coding sequence ATGGACGGCAGACGCACGGCGACGCTCGCCGGGTTCGTCGGCGCCCTCGCCGTGCTCGCGGTGCTGGTGTGGGTCGTCGGCGTCGACCGGACCCTCACCGCGTTGCTGTCTGCTGACCCCGTCGCCCTCGGCCTCGTCGGCGCCGTCGCGGTCGTCTGGCTGACCGCGTGGGGGCTGGCGCTGTGGTCCGTGTTGCGGGCGCTGGGGAGCCCGGTCCGGCCCTACGTGGCGGTGCTCGTCTACGCCGGTGCCGTCTTCGCGAACAACGTCACCCCCTTCGGTCAGGCCGGCGGCGAGCCGCTCTCGGCGCTGCTCATCTCCTCGGCGGCCGACACGGAGTACGAGACCGGGCTGGCCGCCATCGCCAGCGTCGACACGGTCCACTTCGTCCCCTCGGTGGGCTTTGCCATCGCGGGGTTCACGTTCGTCACCGCGGGGGCCGTCCAGCTCGGGCGGAACCTCGCCTTCGCCGCGGTCGCCGTCGCGGCGCTTGCGGTCGGGCTCCCGGTCGCCGGGTTTCTGGGCTGGCGCTACCGCTACGAGCTTGAGGCCGCCGTCGTCAGACTGCTCACGCCCGCCATCCGCTGGTTCGGTCGAACGGTGCCGAAGTGGACGCCGCCGACGGCCGACACCATCGCGGCCCGCATCGAGAGCTTCTTCGCGGCCATCGAGCGCATCGCCACGGACCGGAAAACGCTGCTGCAGACGCTGGGGTTTTCGGGGCTTGGCTGGGCCTCGCTCGCCTGTTCGCTATGGCTCTCGCTGTACGCCGTGGGTCACGCGGTCCCCGTCTCGGTCGCCCTGCTGGTGGTGCCTGTCGGCTCTATCGCGAGCCTGGCGCCGCTCCCCGGCGGTTCTGGCGCCATCGAGGCGGTGCTGGTGACGCTGCTGGTCTCGACGACCGCCGTGCCGGGGGCCGTGGCCGCCTCGGCGGTGCTCATCCACCGCGGGGCGACGTATCTGTTCCCGCTGCTGCTCGGCGCCGCCGTCGCCAGCGCACTCGGCGCCGACCGCGCCACGGCGAGTGAACAGGGGTAA
- a CDS encoding GNAT family N-acetyltransferase yields the protein MATSAEDGHQFPRPPEEFTDSEERTVRMVAYDGGVEPLVAMYADFDADSRSQGVPPRKEPAIREWAEGLLSEGVNVVVWHDDRAVGHAVLVPVGDGSAELAIFVHPEYQSAGIGTRLIKVLLGHGQEEGIEHVWLAVSQRNHVAIRVYRAAGFETRLREQVEIEMERDL from the coding sequence ATGGCAACATCCGCCGAGGACGGCCACCAGTTCCCCCGTCCGCCAGAGGAGTTCACCGACAGCGAGGAACGGACGGTCCGGATGGTGGCCTACGATGGCGGTGTCGAGCCGCTCGTGGCGATGTACGCCGATTTCGACGCGGACTCGCGGTCCCAGGGCGTCCCCCCGCGCAAGGAGCCCGCCATCCGCGAGTGGGCCGAGGGGCTGTTGAGCGAAGGGGTAAACGTCGTCGTCTGGCACGACGACCGGGCAGTGGGCCACGCCGTCCTCGTGCCCGTCGGGGACGGCAGCGCGGAACTGGCCATCTTCGTCCACCCCGAGTACCAGTCGGCCGGCATCGGCACGCGGCTCATCAAGGTGTTGCTGGGCCACGGTCAGGAGGAGGGCATCGAACACGTCTGGCTGGCGGTCTCCCAGCGCAACCACGTCGCGATACGGGTCTACCGCGCGGCGGGCTTCGAGACCCGCCTGCGCGAACAAGTCGAAATCGAGATGGAACGGGACCTATAG
- the pepF gene encoding oligoendopeptidase F gives MSSVPARDDIDEAYKWALESLYADDEAWERAYEEAEELIADLEAYEGRCTDDATTLLATLETYEQLMRTVSNVASYARMRRDEDTTDDTYQALTARSQSLSSEASSAASFLEPELQALTEDDIADLVDEEPALAEYEHYFDDVLRMKPHTRSTEVENLLAELGEVTGAAGEVYNMLANADMEFPTVEGPDGDERPITLNNFTTLQKHPDREFRKRVYEAFYDEWAGVRNAVGTAHKNAVKTDVKLANARNYDTAREAALNGPNVPVEVYDTLVDTVRDNLDKLHRHAELKRESIDGDDLRMWDLYVPLVQEESPEIEYEQACEYVTEAVAPLGEEYQSRLAEGLDSRWVDVYETKHKQSGAYSGGTYDSQPFILMNYQDDVESMYTLAHELGHSMHSEYTSESQPYVYSNYEIFVAEVASTVNETLLTHHLLDTVKDERLRRHVLNEYLERFRSTLYRQTMFAEFEHRTHEMAEAGEPLTPDRLDDLYAELKGDYYAPAELDDRIAHEWMRIPHFYRAFYVYQYATGISAAVALVDGILSEGEPAAQRYTDFLASGSREYPLELLRGAGVDMATPAPVESALDTYGEYLDEFASLQ, from the coding sequence ATGAGTTCGGTACCCGCACGCGACGACATCGACGAGGCGTACAAGTGGGCCCTCGAATCGCTCTATGCCGACGACGAGGCCTGGGAGCGCGCCTACGAGGAGGCCGAGGAGCTGATTGCGGACCTCGAAGCCTACGAGGGCCGCTGTACGGACGACGCGACCACCCTCCTGGCGACGCTTGAGACCTACGAGCAGTTGATGCGGACCGTCTCGAACGTCGCCTCCTACGCCCGGATGCGCCGGGACGAGGACACGACAGACGACACCTATCAGGCGCTCACCGCTCGCTCGCAGTCGCTCTCCTCCGAGGCGAGTTCGGCGGCCTCCTTCCTCGAACCCGAACTGCAGGCGCTGACCGAGGACGACATCGCCGACCTGGTCGACGAGGAGCCCGCGCTCGCCGAGTACGAGCACTACTTCGACGACGTGTTGCGGATGAAACCCCACACCCGCTCGACGGAGGTCGAGAACCTGCTGGCCGAACTGGGTGAGGTCACCGGCGCCGCCGGCGAGGTGTACAACATGCTCGCCAACGCCGACATGGAGTTCCCCACGGTCGAGGGGCCCGACGGCGACGAGCGACCCATCACGCTGAACAACTTCACGACGCTGCAGAAACACCCCGACCGCGAGTTCCGAAAGCGCGTGTACGAGGCCTTCTACGACGAGTGGGCGGGCGTCCGAAACGCCGTCGGCACCGCCCACAAGAACGCCGTCAAGACCGACGTGAAGCTGGCGAACGCGCGCAACTACGACACCGCCCGCGAGGCCGCGCTGAACGGCCCCAACGTCCCCGTCGAGGTGTACGACACGCTCGTCGACACCGTCCGCGACAACCTCGATAAGCTCCACCGCCACGCCGAGCTGAAACGCGAGAGCATCGACGGCGACGACCTGCGGATGTGGGACCTCTACGTCCCGCTCGTCCAGGAGGAGTCGCCCGAAATCGAGTACGAGCAGGCCTGCGAGTACGTCACCGAGGCCGTCGCGCCGCTGGGCGAGGAGTACCAGTCCCGGCTGGCCGAGGGGCTGGACTCGCGGTGGGTCGACGTCTACGAGACAAAGCACAAGCAGTCCGGCGCGTATTCGGGCGGGACCTACGACTCCCAGCCGTTCATCCTCATGAACTACCAGGACGACGTGGAGTCGATGTACACGCTGGCCCACGAACTCGGCCACTCGATGCACTCGGAGTACACCAGCGAGAGCCAACCCTACGTCTACTCGAACTACGAGATATTCGTCGCCGAGGTCGCCAGTACGGTCAACGAGACGCTGCTGACACACCACCTGCTCGACACCGTCAAGGACGAGCGGCTGCGCCGACACGTCCTCAACGAGTATCTCGAACGGTTCCGCTCGACGCTGTATCGCCAGACGATGTTCGCGGAGTTCGAACACCGGACCCACGAGATGGCCGAGGCGGGCGAGCCGCTGACGCCCGACAGGCTCGACGACCTCTACGCCGAGCTGAAAGGCGACTACTACGCGCCCGCCGAGCTCGACGACCGCATCGCCCACGAGTGGATGCGTATCCCGCACTTCTACCGGGCCTTCTACGTCTATCAGTACGCGACCGGCATCTCCGCGGCCGTCGCGCTCGTCGACGGGATTCTCTCGGAGGGCGAACCCGCCGCACAGCGCTACACCGACTTCCTCGCCAGCGGCTCCCGCGAGTACCCGCTGGAGCTGCTGCGGGGCGCCGGCGTCGACATGGCGACGCCCGCCCCGGTCGAATCGGCGCTGGACACCTACGGCGAGTACCTCGACGAGTTCGCCAGCCTGCAGTAG
- the truA gene encoding tRNA pseudouridine(38-40) synthase TruA produces the protein MRAYRVAYDGRPYNGFQRQPDVPTVEGTLLSGLARLDCGGPEDGPPAGYAAAGRTDAGVSAVAQTVAFEAPDWLTPAAFNSELPADVRVWASADVPGDFHATHDATERRYTYFLYAPEADDDLAAETLEAVCGRHDYHNLTPDDEGTVRELSGAIERDGDLLVVELRAGGFARQLVRRVVGLLDEILRDGAPRSKVERVFDDAPLPGPEGVAPAPAYPLVLTGVDYPGVAFEPDEDAVDGARSVFEALRVERHTAGRVAGRMVSGLSGSRQ, from the coding sequence ATGCGCGCTTACCGGGTCGCTTACGACGGCCGACCGTACAACGGCTTCCAGCGCCAGCCGGACGTGCCGACCGTCGAGGGGACGCTGCTTTCCGGACTGGCTCGTCTGGACTGCGGTGGCCCCGAGGACGGGCCGCCAGCGGGCTACGCCGCGGCGGGTCGCACCGACGCCGGCGTCTCCGCGGTCGCCCAGACCGTCGCCTTCGAGGCCCCGGACTGGCTGACGCCCGCGGCGTTCAACAGCGAACTGCCCGCCGACGTCCGCGTCTGGGCCAGCGCCGACGTTCCCGGCGACTTCCACGCGACCCACGACGCGACCGAGCGCCGCTACACCTACTTCCTGTACGCGCCCGAGGCCGACGACGACCTGGCCGCCGAGACGCTCGAAGCCGTCTGCGGCCGCCACGACTACCACAACCTCACGCCCGACGACGAGGGGACGGTGCGTGAGCTGTCGGGCGCTATCGAACGGGACGGCGACCTGCTGGTCGTCGAGCTTCGGGCCGGCGGCTTCGCCCGGCAGCTGGTCCGGCGCGTCGTCGGCCTGCTCGACGAGATTCTCCGGGATGGGGCGCCCCGTTCGAAAGTCGAGCGGGTCTTCGACGACGCCCCCCTTCCGGGGCCCGAGGGGGTTGCCCCAGCCCCGGCCTACCCGCTGGTGCTGACCGGCGTCGACTACCCCGGCGTGGCGTTCGAGCCCGACGAGGACGCCGTCGACGGCGCCCGCTCGGTGTTCGAGGCGTTACGGGTCGAACGTCACACCGCAGGGCGGGTCGCGGGCCGTATGGTTTCGGGACTCTCCGGCTCCCGGCAGTAA